CAGGAAGGACTCGATCAGGCGGTGGCGCCGCACCACGCGCAGGGCCGTGCGGCGGCCGTCCTCGGTCAGGACCACGCCCCGGTACGGGGTGTGGTCGACCAGCCCGAGGCCGGACAGGCGCTTGATCATGCCGGTGGCCGAGGCGGGGGCGACGGCCAGGCGGCGCGCGATCCCGCTGGTCGTGGCCCGGCCCTGGTCGGCCTCGAGGTCCCAGATGGTCTTGAGGTAGTT
This portion of the bacterium genome encodes:
- a CDS encoding metal-dependent transcriptional regulator, which translates into the protein MKHTESAENYLKTIWDLEADQGRATTSGIARRLAVAPASATGMIKRLSGLGLVDHTPYRGVVLTEDGRRTALRVVRRHRLIESFLVRVMDVPRESVHDEAERWEHVLSEDMEDRIDQLLGHPERDPHGSPIPARYPALPCATEEPT